The Methylopila sp. M107 genome contains the following window.
GATGCCGCAGCCCATGACCTCGCCGTAGAAGCGGCGGGTGGCCTCGAGGTCGGTGACGGGGAAGGCGAGATGGAAGGGGCGCATCGGCGAAAATCCGGAAGCGTTGAACGGGGGGACGGAAACGCGGCGACGTCAGGCGGTCGACTGTCCGCGCGCCGCGCCGGCGAGGCCCGAGAGAGCGCGTTCGAGATCGCTCGTGACGAACGGCTTCTGCAAGGTCGGCGCGTCCGGAAAGCGGTCGCTGACGTCCCCGCCGCCATAGCCCGTCACGAACACGAACGGGATGTTTCGGCTTGCGAGCGCGTCCGCGACCTCGAAACTGCGTTCGCCGCCGAGATTGACGTCGAGCAGCGCGCCGTCGATCTCGTGGTTCGAAATCGCGTCGAGCGCGGCCTTCACGCCGCTTGCCGGGCCAACGACCGTCGCGCCGCTGTCGGTCAGCATGTCCTCGACCAGCATCGCGATCATCGCCTCGTCCTCCACGAGCAGGATGCGCAGTCCGGCGAGGCCGTCCGATGTCGTCTGGGCGTCAGTCATCTGCGTCGTGTTCTTCTTCGAAGGCGTCAGGCGTGGCGACGTACGGATCGGAGGCCCCGGCGGACCGCTTCGCCGAGCGCGCCGTCCTTCGTAAGCGGGTCGGCGGGCGGAAGCAAAGCCCTGTCCGGTCGGATCGAAGGGCAGCGTTCGGTTCGACAGCCGCGGCCCGCCGTTTTAATCAGGTCCGACGCGCGGATCGGCGGGCGCCGACCGAATTTCGACCGCCTACGCACTGCAATACCACGTTTCGGCCTGCCTGCCCGCCCATGGCCTCATTCATCGCTAAGACAGGCGCCCGTTCGACGCCGGAAACCGTTTCGCACATGAGAAGCCTCTCAGGTCTCATCCGAGCCCTCCTCGCCGTCATCGCCCTGTTCGCAGCCGTCGCGGCCTTCGCCCAGGAAGACCCGGGCGCCGTGATCGACAAGGCGCGCGCCGAGCTCGACCGCATCGAAGGACGGTTGCAGGACGCCAATCTCGGCGACGCCGAGCTTGGCGACCTTCGGTCCCGGGTCGATCCGATGACCGAGTCGCTCGAGGCCGCGATCGCGGCGCTCCAGCCGCAGCTTACGGCCGCCGACGCGAGGGTCGCGCAGATCGGTCCGAAGCCGAAGGACGGCGACCCCGCGGAAAGCCCGGAGACCGCGAAGGAGCGCGACGCGCAGACGGCGGCGCGCCAGAAGGTCGACGAGGCGATCAAGCGCGGGGGCCTGATCAAGGTCGAGGCCCAGCAGGTCGGCGACCAGATCACCCAGCGTCGGCGCGCGCTTCTGGCGGGACGCCTGTTCGTGCCGTCGCGCTCGATCGCAGACCCGACGCTGTGGACCGACGTCGCGAACGAAACGCCCCGGGACCTGCGCAGCGTCGGCGCGCTGTGGGATGAATTCCGGGGCCGCGTCTCGAGCAATCTCGACAAGACCGACATCGGGACCATGGCGGCGGCGCTTGCGGCGGCGTTGCTGCTGCTGTTCCCGGTCCGCCGCTGGACAGCCAATTTCGGGGAGCGGCTCGTCGCGCGGCAATCGCCGAAATCACGGCTGCGACGCTCGGCGACCGCGCTGTTCCGGCTGGTCGCGACCACGCTCGCGCCGTTGCTCGCCGCGCTCTGCGTCTACCTCGCGCTGAAGAATGTCGGCTGGCTGCCGCCGCGCGCCGAGCCGCTTGCGCTCACCATGGTCCGCGCCTCCGGCTTCCTCGGCTTCGCGCACGGCATGATGAAGGCGTTGCTCGCGCCCGGCCGTCCGAGCTGGCGGCTCGTCGAACTGAGCGACGAGGCGGTCGACGTCATCAAGCTCCAGCCGCTTATCGTCGCGATGGTGTTCGTCACGGGCCGCATCGTCGAGATGTTCAACCAGGCGATCGTGGCGTCGCTGTCGGCGTCGATCGCCGCCGCCGGGCTGTTTGCCCTTCTCAACGCCGGCACCTTCGCGCTCGCGATCCGGCGGCTGCGGGCCGCCCAGCTCCACGGCACGGGCGAGGCCGGCGCCCCCGCGCCCGCGCAGGAGGGCGGCGTCCACCCGCTGCTGTTCGCCTATCGCTTCGTGATCCTCGCGGCCATTACGGTGGTGCTGATCGCGCTCGTGGTCGGCTATGTGCCGCTCGCGCAGTTCCTGGCCAACCAGGTGATCTGGGTCACGGCGGTCCTGTGGCTCGCCTACCTCCTGATGCGCGTGGTGGACGACTTCTTCACCACCGCGCTGTCCTCGGAATCCCGTTTCGGCCGGTCGTTCGGCGAGGGGCTCGGGGTCAGGCCCGACACGCTCGAGCAGGTCGGCGTGCTGCTTTCGGGCCTCATCCGGCTCGTCATCCTCGCGATCGCGGCCCTGATGATCGGGCTGCCATGGGGGTTCGGCTCGAACGACCTGTTCGGCTGGCTCCGGATGCCGGCGAGCGGTTTCGAACTCGGCGGCATCTCGATCTCGCTGACCGGCATCCTGACGTCGATCGGGCTCGTGCTGGTCGGCTTCGCGCTGACCCGCGGCGCCCAGCGTTGGCTCGACCGCGACCTTCTGCCGAAGACGCGGATGGACGAGGGCCTGAAGACCTCCGTCACCACCGGCGTCGGCTACCTCGGCACGATAGCGGTCGTGATGCTGTCGCTCGCCTATCTCGGCTTCAGCCTGGACCGGCTTGCGATCGTGGCCGGCGCGCTGTCGGTCGGCATCGGCTTCGGCCTGCAGGCGGTGATCTCCAACTTCGTCTGCGGCATCATCCTGCTCGCCGAGCGTCCCATCAAATCCGGCGACTGGGTGGTGATCGGGTCCGACCAGGGCAATGTGCGCCGCATCTCGGTGCGCTCCACCGAGATCGAGCTGTTCGACCGCTCGACCCTGATCGTGCCGAATTCCGACTTCATCACCAAGAGCGTCAAGAACGTCACCCACGGCGCGCCGAACGGACGCGTGCAGATCGAGCTGTCGGTCTCCTCCGCGGTCGATCCGACCGAGGTGAAGCGCATCGCGATCGAGACCGCAAAGTCGCATTCGTCGGTGCTGGCGTTCCCCGAGCCGCAGCTGTTCTTCACGGCGCTCGGCAAGAGCGACAATACCTTCATGCTCTACTGCAACGTGCCGAGCCCGCGGCAGGCCGCGAGCGTCCGGAGCGACCTCAATTTCGCGCTGACCAAGGCGTTCGCGGCGGCGGGCGTCGCGCTCGCCGGCCCCGCCGCGCCCGACATGGCGCTGGCGGTGGAGCGGGTCGCCGAAGCGCTCGGCGGCTTCGATCGCGTGCGGGAGCTGACGCAGCCCGAACCGCACGACGCCTCCGACGCGCCGCCAGGCGCCGCGTTCGAACCGGCGCCCGCGCGTTAAGCCGACATTAACCGGATAGCGGCGTCCCATAGCCGCCGTCCGATCCGATCAGGAGCCGCTCCGACATGCCGCCCATCGCCTTGCGCGCCTCGATCGTCCTGACCGCCGTCGGCCTCGCGCTGGCGGGCTGCTCGACAGACGCGCCGGCGCCGCAGCCGCCGCGGCCGAGCACGGGCGGTTCGAGCCTCTACCAGAGCCAGTCGAGGCCCGGAGCGACGCTCGACCGGCAGGCGGCGGCCGACATGATCTCGGAGCTTCGCAGGACCCGCGGCCTCGCGCCGGTCTCGCTCGACGCCACGCTCGACCGCATGGCGGAGCAGCAGGCGGCCGCGATGGCGCGCTCGGACAAGCTCAGCCACGCGACGCCCGCCGGCGGCTCGTTCAAGCAGCGCATCGCCGGCGCCGGATACCGCAATGGCGGCATGTGGGAGAACATCGGCGGCGGACACGACACGCTCGCGGACGCCTTCACCGGCTGGCGCTCCTCGCCGCCGCACCTGAAGAACATGCTTCAGCCGGGCGTCAAGCGCATCGGTATTGCGGCGGTGCGCGCCCCGGGAACGCGGTTCGAGGTGTTCTGGGCGCTGGTAATGGCCGATCCGGCCGACCCGCGCCAAGCCGCGGCGCACGAGCCCGCGGCGGCGCCTCCGGGCGATCGCACCGGCGCGCTGCCGGGCGGGCTCATGGCCGGGAACGGCGAGCCGCGCTGAAATCCCGGGAGGCCGTCCGCTCTCAGTCGCGGAACATGGCGCGGTATTTCGTCTGCTGGTCCTTGGGCATGTCGGCGATGGCGACGCGCGCCGTGTAGCCGCCATAGATCTCGGAGCCGTTCTTGACCATCCAGTCCTCGACCACGGAGGCCGGGACCGTCATGGGCTGGCCCTTGCGGTACTTGGCGCCGTTCACCGGATCGTTGGCGATCAGACCGACGAACTCGACGCCCCGATCGCCGGTCAACTGGAGCCAGATGTGCTCCGTCGCGCCGTTCTGGGTCAGCGGAAACTTGACCGTGTAGGTCCCGGGCGTGCGGCGGGCGACCAGTTCGCGAAAACGCGGCAGCGTCGACTTCGCCTTCTGCTTCGCCGCGTTCATCGCGGCGTCGCCGGTCTGGTAGGCCACGACGTTCTGCTTGATCGGCCGCGGCGCGGATTGCGGCTTGCCGGCGGCGGCCGGGGGGATCGCCGCGGGCTTGTCCGCCGCCTTGTCGGCAAAGCGTTCCCGCGCGAAGCCGGCCGCGACGACGCCGACCACGACGATCCCGAGCAACGTTCCGAAACGCATGGCCATTCCCGCGCTAAGACTGTCGCAGGATAGCGCGCAGGTCTTGCGGGGCGCTTAAACGGCTTGGTTCAGCAACCGTTACGGCGATCGTTCGATTTTGCCGGATCGGCCCCGTCGCGTGTCATGCGACCGGGCGGACTTCCTGCACCTCGGGCACGAAATGCTTGAGCAGGTTCTCGATGCCCTGCTTCAGGGTCGCGGTCGAGGATGGGCAGCCGGCGCACGAGCCCTTCATGTTGAGATAGACGACGCCCTCGCGAAAACCCCGGAAGGTGATGTCGCCGCCGTCCTGCGCGACCGCCGGCCGGACGCGGGTCTCGATCAGCTCCTTGATCGTGTCGACCGTCTCGGCGTCGCCCTCCTCGAAGAACTCGTCGGCGTCGGACCCGTCAGTCCTCGCCGAAGAGCCCTCGACGAGCAGCGGATGGCCCGACAGGAAGTGCTCCATGATCGCGCCGAGGATGGCGGGCTTCAGGTGCTGCCACTCGCCGCCGGCCTTGGTGACCGTCACGAAGTCCGAGCCGTAGAACACGCCCGTGACGCCGTCGACGGCGAACAGGTTTTCCGCGAGCGGCGAGGCCTTGGCCTCGTCGCGCGAGCGGAACTCCATCGTGCCGCCGGGCAGTACGTCGCGCCCCGGCAGGAACTTCAGGGTCGCGGGGTTGGGCGTGACTTCGGTCTGGATGAACATCTGATGCGGAACCTCTCAGTTCTCCGAGAGATGGGGGTTTTGGGCCGTCCGGTCAATCACGCCAGCCGGTCGATCTCTACGTCCGACAGCGCGGCGGGCACGATGAGGATCGGCACCGGAAAGGTCCCGCCCGCCTCCTGCGTCAGGACGCCGACGAGCGAGCCCGGACCGTTCGGCCCGTCTCCCGCGGCGAGCACGAGCAGCGCGATGTCCTCGTCGCCAGCGACGAGATCGCGGAGCTCCAGCGGTCGGTCGCCCTTGCGGACCACCGTCTCGGCTTCGACGCCCGCCACCTCGCGCGCCCGCGCCGCGAAACGCGCAAGCCTCGCCGAGGACGCGGCCTCAGCTTCCTCCTGCGCGACCTCTCCGACCCCGAACCAGTGCTGGAACTCGCCGGGCGAGATGGTCGCGAGCAGCGTGACCCCGCCGCCGACGCGCGCGGCCCGTCGCGCCGCGAAATAGAGCGCCCGGTCTGTCTCGTCCGCCTCGTCGACCACCACGAGGAATTTCGGGCGATGGCCGGGCTCGTAGCAGCGGCGGGGCAAGGGGGTGGTCATTGGGTCAGGATGGTCTCCGCGTCGGCCGACCGCAATGCTTCCCCTCACGTGGTCAGTTTCGTGACCGCGATTACGCGCCGCGTACGAAGCCCACGATGTCTTTCACGTTCCGCATCGTCTCCGACGCGATGACGCTGGCGCGCTCCGCGCCCGACACGAGAACCCGGTCGATATGGCCGGGGTCGGCGACCAGGCGGCTCATCTCGGCCGTGATCGGGGACAGCTTCGCGACCGTGAGGTCGACCAGCGCCTGCTTGAAGCCCGAAAACTGCGCGCCGCCATACTCGGCCAACACCGCCGCCGCGTCCGTGTCGGCGAGCGCCGCGTAGATCCCGACGAGATTGTCGGCCTCGGGCCGCGTCTTCAGGTCCTCGACGGTCTCGGGGAGCGGCAGCGGGTCGGTCTTCGCCTTGCGGATTTTCGCGGCGATCTTGTCGGCGTCGTCGGTCAGATTGATGCGGCTGGCGTCGGACGGGTCCGACTTCGACATCTTCTTCGTGCCGTCGCGGAACGACATGACGCGTGTCGCAGGACCCGCGATCAGCGGCTCGGGCTGCGGGAAGAACTTTTCCGGCAAGCCGTTTTCGGCGATCGACTTCGAGAAATCGTTGTTGAACTTCTGCGCGATGTCGCGGGCGAGTTCGAGGTGCTGCTTCTGGTCCTCGCCGACCGGCACATGGGTCGCGCGATAGGCCAGAATGTCGGCCGCCATCAGGTTCGGATAGGCGTAGAGGCCGACGGAGGCGTTCTCGCGGTCCTTGCCGGCCTTCTCCTTGAACTGGGTCATGCGGTTCAGCCAGCCGAGCCGCGCCACGCAGTTGAAGATCCAGGCGAGCTCGGCGTGCGCCGAGACCTGGGACTGGTTGAACACGATGTGCTTCTCGCCGTCGACGCCGGCGGCGAGGAAGGCGGCCGCGACCTCGCGGATCGAGCGCTTCAGCTCGGCCGGGTCCTGCCAGACCGTAATGGCGTGCAGGTCCACCACGCAATAGAGGCAGTCGAACCGCTCCTGCAGCTCGACGAACCGCTTGATGGCCCCGAGATAGTTGCCAAGGTGCAGGTTGCCTGTCGGCTGGACGCCGGAAAAAACCCGCGCGTGCGCATTTGTCATCGGTTGAGCCGTTTGCCCCATGAAAGACGGCGCGTTATGGCGTTGGGCTCCCGGCCGCGCAAGGCCCGCTTTCCTCCCCAGCCTATCTCTGGAGACAGCCCAGCATGACCGCGCCCAAATACGACGTGCTTGGAATCGGCAACGCCATCGTCGACGTGATCGCCAAGTCCGAGGAGGCGTTTCTGGTCGATGAAGGTCTCGCCAAGGGATCGATGGCGCTGATCGACGAGGCGCGCGCCGAGGCGCTCTACGCCAAGATGGGCCCGGCGATCGAGGCGTCCGGCGGCTCGGCCGCCAACACGCTGGCGGGCCTCGGCTCGCTCGGCGGCAAGGCGGCGTTCATCGGCAAGGTGAAGGCCGACACGCTGGGCGAGGTGTTCCGCCACGACATCACTGCGATCGGCGTCGACTTCCCGACTCCCGCCGCGACCGACGGGATCGCGACCGCGCGCTGCTTCATCTTGGTCACGCCGGACGGCGAGCGCACCATGTCGACCTATCTCGGCGCCTGCCAGGGGCTCTCGGTCGACGACATTGACGAGGCGACCGTGAAGGACGCGGCGGTCACCTATCTCGAGGGCTATCTGTGGGACCCGCCGGCCGCCAAAGAGGCGTTCCGCAAGGCGGCCGAGATCGCGCACGGCGCCGGCAGGCAGGTCGCGCTGTCGCTGTCCGACGCCTTCTGCGTCGCCCGCTACCGCGCCGAATTCCTCGCGCTGCTCAAGGACGGGGTGGTCGACATCCTGTTCGCCAACGAAGGCGAGCTGACTTCGCTCTACGAGACCGACGACATCGAGACGGCCCTTAAGGCCGTAGCGAAGGACGCCAAACTCGCCGCCGTGACGCTCGGCGCCAAGGGCAGCGCGATCATCGAGGGCTCCGAGCGGATCGACGTGCCCGCGGCCGCGCTCGAAGGCCCGATCGTCGACCTCACCGGCGCGGGCGACCTGTTCGCGGCCGGCTTCCTCTACGGTCACGCCAACGGCCTCGGCCTGAAGCGCTCCGCCGAACTCGGCGGTCTTGCGGCCGCGGAAGTCATCCAGCATGTCGGCGCCCGCCCGCAGGTCGAGCTGAAGAAGCTGGCGGGGGAGAAGGGGCTGATCTAAGGCCTTCTTACCTTCTCCCCTTGCGGGAGAAGGCGGCCTCGGCGGAGCCGAGGTCGGATGAGGGGTGGCGGCGGCGGCGTTTCAGGACGTGATCGCGGCTTCGTACTGATACGGCGCCGCCGCCACCCCTCACCCCAACCCTCGCCCGCAAGGGGAGAGGGGGCGGAGACGTTGCGCCATGACAGATTTCCCCGTCTTCGACGGCCACAATGACACCCTGCTGCGGCTCTGGCAGCGCAACGATCCGGATCACGGCGTCGAGGCGTTCCTCGGCGGCGGCGCGGGCGGGCATATCGACCTGCCGCGCGCCCGCGACGGCGGGCTGTTCGGCGGCCTGTTCGCGATCTTCACGCCCTCGCGCGATCTCGGCGAAGACTATGTCCGGCTGATGCGCGAGGCGTCCTACGACGTGCCGCTGCCCTCGCCTCTGCCGATCGCGGAGGCGCAAGCCGCGACCTTCGGCATGGCGTCGACGCTGCTCCGCATCGCGCGGGGCTCCGGCGGCGCCGCGACGCTCTGCCGGAGCGCCGCGGACATCCGCGCCGCGAAGGCGCGCGGCGGCTTCGCCATGGTGCTCCACATCGAGGGCGCGGAGGCGATCGGGCCGAACCTCGACGCACTGCACGTTCTGCATGGCGCCGGCCTCATGTCGGTCGGCCCGGTCTGGAGCCGTCCGAACGTCTTCGGCTACGGCGCGCCGTTCCGGTTCCCGTCCTCGCCCGACACCGGGCCGGGCCTCACGGGCGCCGGCAAGGACCTCGTGCGCGAATGCGACGCCCTGCGCATCGTGTTCGACCTCAGCCACCTGAACGAGGCCGGGTTCTGGGACGCGGCGCGGCTGAGCGGCCGGCCGCTGGTCGCGACGCATTCCAACGCGCACGCGGTGACGCCCCACGCCCGCAACCTCACCGACGCGCAGCTCGACGCGATCCGGGAGAGCGGGGGACTTGTCGGGCTCAACCTCGCGACCTGCTTCCTGCGCGAGGATGGGCGGATGCGGGCCGACACTCCGCTCGACACTGTCGCGCGCCACCTCGACCACCTGATCGGGCGGCTGGGCGAGGACCGGGTCGGGCTCGGCTCGGATTTCGACGGCGCGCTGGTGCCGAGCGGGATAGGCGACGTCGCCGGCCTGCCGCGCCTGTTCGAGGCTCTGAAGCTCCACGGCTATGACGACGCCGTGCTGGAGAAGTTCGCGTGGAGGAACTGGCTCGGCGTGCTGGAGCGGGTCTGGGGCGGATGAAGCCTCTTGTCCCGACCTTGAGCCGGGACCCGACGCGCGCAGGTGTCAAGACACCCTCGTCATGCCTCGGCTGTCCGGGGCGCTCAGGCCGGATCCAGAGCACAGCGCAAGCTGAACCCTGGATTCCCAGGACAAGCCGGGGAATGACGAAGTGGAAATGGTGGCGCTCTATCGGGCGAGGCCAGCGCGTCTGGGTCCCGGCTCAAGGCCGGGACAAAAGACCTGCCCTCAGCCCTTCGGCCGCCGCAGCCATGGCCGCGTGCCCGCCGGGACCTCGGGCTGCGCCGAGCCTCCCATCGGCTGCATGTAGAACGGCACGTCGGGCCACTTGCCGGCCTTAAGCTGCTTGCGGGTGATCGGATTTGTCACCTCGAAGCTGTCGAAGCCGCAGCGGCGCATCAGCGGCATCTGGTCGATCAGCACGTCGCCGGACGCGCGGATCTCGCCCGTAAAACCGTGGCGCTCGCGCAGCAGCCGTGCGCTCGAGCTCGACCGGCCGTCGGCGAATTTCGGGAAGGTCAATACGACGAGCGCGACACGGTCGAGATGGGGGCCAAGCTCCTCGATCGCTTCGCCCGGCTGCACCACCACGCCGAGCGGCGCGTTGCGGGTCGCAAGCGCCTCGCGCTCGGCGAGGAAACGCGCGAGCGGAAGAATGGCCGGGCCTTCGCCGACCGCCTCGTCCTCGGCCGTCTGGGTCCACGCGTCGGCGCGGAAGGCGCCGTCGCGCCAGATCGCTCCGGACTCGTCGGCCGTCGGTTCGCTCGGATCGACGCTACGCAACTTGGACGCCTCGCGGGACAGAATGGGTTTTTGCGACGGCGGGGACCCGAAGTCCTCGTCGCCCCGCAGCGCGCGAGCTGCGACCGGCGGGGTCATATACCGCTTCCTTCCTGTTCAAGCACGTTCGCGTTCGGCACGTGAATGCCGCATTCCGTCTTAGTGAGGCCGCGCCACCGTCCCGCGCGCGCGTCCTCGCCCGGCTTCACCCGCGTGGTGCAGGGCATGCAGCCGACGGACAGGAAGCCGAACTTCACCAGCGGGTGCGGCGGCAGATCGAGCCGGTCCGCATAGTCCTTGATGTCGGCGGCCGTCCATTCGGCCAGCGGGTTGACCTTGACGCGCGCGCCGTCCGCCTCGAACAGCGGCAGTTCGGCGCGCATGCCGCCCTGGAACCGCTTGCGGCCGGAAATCCAGGCCGGAAAGCCTTCGAGGGCGCGCGCCAGCGGTTCGACCTTGCGGATCGAGCAGCAGAGCGTGGGGTTCTCCTGCCAGAGAAACTTCTCCGGGTCCTTGCGCTTGAGCCGCTCGGGATCGGGCGTGATGGTGCGGACGTCCGTCAGGCCGAGCCGCTCGACCAGCGCGTCGCGATACTGAAGCGTTTCCTCGAACAGCTGGCCGGTGTCGACGAAAGTCACCGGCGTCGAGGGATCGACCTCGGCCATCAGGCTGAGCAGCACGGCCGATTCCGCGCCGAAGCTCGACACCATGGTGATGCGGCCGCGAAACAGGTTGTTGATCGCCTCGTCGAGAACGACGCGCGCGTCCTGCCCGCGGAAGCGGCGGTCGAGATGGGCCGCGACCGAGGTCGCGCGTTCGGCGGCGCGCGCCTTGCTCACCTCCTGCAACGGAAAATCAGGCCGCTCCATAGAGCGCCTCCTTGAACGGTTTCTGAC
Protein-coding sequences here:
- a CDS encoding CAP domain-containing protein; its protein translation is MPPIALRASIVLTAVGLALAGCSTDAPAPQPPRPSTGGSSLYQSQSRPGATLDRQAAADMISELRRTRGLAPVSLDATLDRMAEQQAAAMARSDKLSHATPAGGSFKQRIAGAGYRNGGMWENIGGGHDTLADAFTGWRSSPPHLKNMLQPGVKRIGIAAVRAPGTRFEVFWALVMADPADPRQAAAHEPAAAPPGDRTGALPGGLMAGNGEPR
- a CDS encoding phosphoadenylyl-sulfate reductase codes for the protein MERPDFPLQEVSKARAAERATSVAAHLDRRFRGQDARVVLDEAINNLFRGRITMVSSFGAESAVLLSLMAEVDPSTPVTFVDTGQLFEETLQYRDALVERLGLTDVRTITPDPERLKRKDPEKFLWQENPTLCCSIRKVEPLARALEGFPAWISGRKRFQGGMRAELPLFEADGARVKVNPLAEWTAADIKDYADRLDLPPHPLVKFGFLSVGCMPCTTRVKPGEDARAGRWRGLTKTECGIHVPNANVLEQEGSGI
- a CDS encoding adenosine kinase, with product MTAPKYDVLGIGNAIVDVIAKSEEAFLVDEGLAKGSMALIDEARAEALYAKMGPAIEASGGSAANTLAGLGSLGGKAAFIGKVKADTLGEVFRHDITAIGVDFPTPAATDGIATARCFILVTPDGERTMSTYLGACQGLSVDDIDEATVKDAAVTYLEGYLWDPPAAKEAFRKAAEIAHGAGRQVALSLSDAFCVARYRAEFLALLKDGVVDILFANEGELTSLYETDDIETALKAVAKDAKLAAVTLGAKGSAIIEGSERIDVPAAALEGPIVDLTGAGDLFAAGFLYGHANGLGLKRSAELGGLAAAEVIQHVGARPQVELKKLAGEKGLI
- a CDS encoding NifU family protein, whose protein sequence is MFIQTEVTPNPATLKFLPGRDVLPGGTMEFRSRDEAKASPLAENLFAVDGVTGVFYGSDFVTVTKAGGEWQHLKPAILGAIMEHFLSGHPLLVEGSSARTDGSDADEFFEEGDAETVDTIKELIETRVRPAVAQDGGDITFRGFREGVVYLNMKGSCAGCPSSTATLKQGIENLLKHFVPEVQEVRPVA
- a CDS encoding response regulator produces the protein MTDAQTTSDGLAGLRILLVEDEAMIAMLVEDMLTDSGATVVGPASGVKAALDAISNHEIDGALLDVNLGGERSFEVADALASRNIPFVFVTGYGGGDVSDRFPDAPTLQKPFVTSDLERALSGLAGAARGQSTA
- a CDS encoding DUF934 domain-containing protein, translated to MTPPVAARALRGDEDFGSPPSQKPILSREASKLRSVDPSEPTADESGAIWRDGAFRADAWTQTAEDEAVGEGPAILPLARFLAEREALATRNAPLGVVVQPGEAIEELGPHLDRVALVVLTFPKFADGRSSSSARLLRERHGFTGEIRASGDVLIDQMPLMRRCGFDSFEVTNPITRKQLKAGKWPDVPFYMQPMGGSAQPEVPAGTRPWLRRPKG
- a CDS encoding DUF2314 domain-containing protein, coding for MRFGTLLGIVVVGVVAAGFARERFADKAADKPAAIPPAAAGKPQSAPRPIKQNVVAYQTGDAAMNAAKQKAKSTLPRFRELVARRTPGTYTVKFPLTQNGATEHIWLQLTGDRGVEFVGLIANDPVNGAKYRKGQPMTVPASVVEDWMVKNGSEIYGGYTARVAIADMPKDQQTKYRAMFRD
- a CDS encoding dipeptidase, which codes for MTDFPVFDGHNDTLLRLWQRNDPDHGVEAFLGGGAGGHIDLPRARDGGLFGGLFAIFTPSRDLGEDYVRLMREASYDVPLPSPLPIAEAQAATFGMASTLLRIARGSGGAATLCRSAADIRAAKARGGFAMVLHIEGAEAIGPNLDALHVLHGAGLMSVGPVWSRPNVFGYGAPFRFPSSPDTGPGLTGAGKDLVRECDALRIVFDLSHLNEAGFWDAARLSGRPLVATHSNAHAVTPHARNLTDAQLDAIRESGGLVGLNLATCFLREDGRMRADTPLDTVARHLDHLIGRLGEDRVGLGSDFDGALVPSGIGDVAGLPRLFEALKLHGYDDAVLEKFAWRNWLGVLERVWGG
- a CDS encoding universal stress protein codes for the protein MTTPLPRRCYEPGHRPKFLVVVDEADETDRALYFAARRAARVGGGVTLLATISPGEFQHWFGVGEVAQEEAEAASSARLARFAARAREVAGVEAETVVRKGDRPLELRDLVAGDEDIALLVLAAGDGPNGPGSLVGVLTQEAGGTFPVPILIVPAALSDVEIDRLA
- a CDS encoding DUF3772 domain-containing protein, producing MRSLSGLIRALLAVIALFAAVAAFAQEDPGAVIDKARAELDRIEGRLQDANLGDAELGDLRSRVDPMTESLEAAIAALQPQLTAADARVAQIGPKPKDGDPAESPETAKERDAQTAARQKVDEAIKRGGLIKVEAQQVGDQITQRRRALLAGRLFVPSRSIADPTLWTDVANETPRDLRSVGALWDEFRGRVSSNLDKTDIGTMAAALAAALLLLFPVRRWTANFGERLVARQSPKSRLRRSATALFRLVATTLAPLLAALCVYLALKNVGWLPPRAEPLALTMVRASGFLGFAHGMMKALLAPGRPSWRLVELSDEAVDVIKLQPLIVAMVFVTGRIVEMFNQAIVASLSASIAAAGLFALLNAGTFALAIRRLRAAQLHGTGEAGAPAPAQEGGVHPLLFAYRFVILAAITVVLIALVVGYVPLAQFLANQVIWVTAVLWLAYLLMRVVDDFFTTALSSESRFGRSFGEGLGVRPDTLEQVGVLLSGLIRLVILAIAALMIGLPWGFGSNDLFGWLRMPASGFELGGISISLTGILTSIGLVLVGFALTRGAQRWLDRDLLPKTRMDEGLKTSVTTGVGYLGTIAVVMLSLAYLGFSLDRLAIVAGALSVGIGFGLQAVISNFVCGIILLAERPIKSGDWVVIGSDQGNVRRISVRSTEIELFDRSTLIVPNSDFITKSVKNVTHGAPNGRVQIELSVSSAVDPTEVKRIAIETAKSHSSVLAFPEPQLFFTALGKSDNTFMLYCNVPSPRQAASVRSDLNFALTKAFAAAGVALAGPAAPDMALAVERVAEALGGFDRVRELTQPEPHDASDAPPGAAFEPAPAR
- the trpS gene encoding tryptophan--tRNA ligase — protein: MTNAHARVFSGVQPTGNLHLGNYLGAIKRFVELQERFDCLYCVVDLHAITVWQDPAELKRSIREVAAAFLAAGVDGEKHIVFNQSQVSAHAELAWIFNCVARLGWLNRMTQFKEKAGKDRENASVGLYAYPNLMAADILAYRATHVPVGEDQKQHLELARDIAQKFNNDFSKSIAENGLPEKFFPQPEPLIAGPATRVMSFRDGTKKMSKSDPSDASRINLTDDADKIAAKIRKAKTDPLPLPETVEDLKTRPEADNLVGIYAALADTDAAAVLAEYGGAQFSGFKQALVDLTVAKLSPITAEMSRLVADPGHIDRVLVSGAERASVIASETMRNVKDIVGFVRGA